The Mustelus asterias chromosome 23, sMusAst1.hap1.1, whole genome shotgun sequence genome window below encodes:
- the ptx4 gene encoding pentraxin-4 isoform X2, whose product MGFSKRFHWIFVTWICCNLHVSGSLPSESAKQRKPFFERLRRLEEQFRRFQDLSLTRLQIISENFNVSSNVDLRLQSLTDQFNNINATANRFHTAAESDIGSLKSWVKKLQKKAKKIDLKMSTLEKVLNERSKQVSRDKKEQDLLVTNLTRKVEEQREAIGALAAGRIKLQKEMEGIRDEVKGQGVKVASFEEQMTSALQNDALSVKPSPMQSAAATAPLGHRAKSFNQAPSTKQPLSKKEGSICNVNSVMHFPNSSTENYATFGKGFSTGLFEMTICSWLRTKSNYLGTMLSYATEDNDNKLVLHGRNTSKQTTIHFVIGDPAFRELPVIPLLDGRWHHICIIWSSFEDIECHT is encoded by the exons ATGGGTTTCAGCAAAAGGTTTCACTGGATTTTTGTCACCTGGATTTGTTGCAACCTGCATGTCAGCGGCTCGCTGCCTTCTGAGAGTGCGAAGCAAAGGAAACCTTTCTTTGAGCGGCTCAGACGGCTGGAGGAGCAG TTTCGGCGATTTCAAGATCTTAGCTTGACCCGGTTACAGATCATTTCGGAAAACTTCAATGTTTCTTCCAATGTAGACCTTCGGCTCCAGTCGCTAACCGACCAGTTCAATAACATCAACGCCACGGCGAACAGGTTCCACACTGCAGCAGAAAGTGACATCGGGAGCTTAAAATCCTGGGTGAAGAAACTGCAGAAGAAAGCCAAGAAAATCGACCTGAAGATGTCAACCTTGGAGAAGGTCCTCAACGAGCGAAGCAAGCAGGTGTCGAGGGACAAGAAAGAGCAGGATTTGCTGGTGACCAACCTGACCAGgaaggtggaggagcagagggaggcAATCGGTGCCCTGGCCGCCGGCAGGATCAAGCTACAGAAGGAAATGGAGGGCATTCGCGATGAGGTTAAGGGCCAGGGCGTTAAAGTAGCCAGTTTTGAGGAGCAGATGACAAGTGCCTTGCAGAACGACGCCCTCTCGGTGAAGCCAAGCCCCATGCAGTCAGCAGCAGCCACAGCACCGCTGGGGCACCGGGCAAAATCCTTCAACCAGGCACCCTCCACCAAGCAGCCACTCTCCAAAAAAGAAGGGTCAA TCTGCAATGTGAATTCAGTGATGCACTTTCCCAATTCTTCCACTGAGAACTATGCAACCTTCGGCAAAGGCTTTTCAACCGGGCTATTTGAAATGACCATCTGCTCCTGGCTCAGAACCAAATCAAACTATTTGGGAACTATGCTGTCATATGCAACAGAGGATAATGACAACAAATTGGTACTGCACGGCCGAAATACAAGCAAACAAACCACCATCCATTTTGTAATTGGAGATCCGGCATTCAGGGAACTTCCTGTGATACCACTCTTAGATGGCCGGTGGCACCATATTTGCATAATTTGGTCTTCCTTCGAGG ATATTGAATGCCATACTTGA
- the ptx4 gene encoding pentraxin-4 isoform X1, which produces MGFSKRFHWIFVTWICCNLHVSGSLPSESAKQRKPFFERLRRLEEQFRRFQDLSLTRLQIISENFNVSSNVDLRLQSLTDQFNNINATANRFHTAAESDIGSLKSWVKKLQKKAKKIDLKMSTLEKVLNERSKQVSRDKKEQDLLVTNLTRKVEEQREAIGALAAGRIKLQKEMEGIRDEVKGQGVKVASFEEQMTSALQNDALSVKPSPMQSAAATAPLGHRAKSFNQAPSTKQPLSKKEGSICNVNSVMHFPNSSTENYATFGKGFSTGLFEMTICSWLRTKSNYLGTMLSYATEDNDNKLVLHGRNTSKQTTIHFVIGDPAFRELPVIPLLDGRWHHICIIWSSFEGKYWYYIDRRLAAAGSKFQKGYEIPAGGTLIVGQEQDNVGGGFDYTESFVGSLAGFTIWNRALVPGEISSITTGKSLPGGRVLTFNDVSTLNGAVRHQNCTCLEHC; this is translated from the exons ATGGGTTTCAGCAAAAGGTTTCACTGGATTTTTGTCACCTGGATTTGTTGCAACCTGCATGTCAGCGGCTCGCTGCCTTCTGAGAGTGCGAAGCAAAGGAAACCTTTCTTTGAGCGGCTCAGACGGCTGGAGGAGCAG TTTCGGCGATTTCAAGATCTTAGCTTGACCCGGTTACAGATCATTTCGGAAAACTTCAATGTTTCTTCCAATGTAGACCTTCGGCTCCAGTCGCTAACCGACCAGTTCAATAACATCAACGCCACGGCGAACAGGTTCCACACTGCAGCAGAAAGTGACATCGGGAGCTTAAAATCCTGGGTGAAGAAACTGCAGAAGAAAGCCAAGAAAATCGACCTGAAGATGTCAACCTTGGAGAAGGTCCTCAACGAGCGAAGCAAGCAGGTGTCGAGGGACAAGAAAGAGCAGGATTTGCTGGTGACCAACCTGACCAGgaaggtggaggagcagagggaggcAATCGGTGCCCTGGCCGCCGGCAGGATCAAGCTACAGAAGGAAATGGAGGGCATTCGCGATGAGGTTAAGGGCCAGGGCGTTAAAGTAGCCAGTTTTGAGGAGCAGATGACAAGTGCCTTGCAGAACGACGCCCTCTCGGTGAAGCCAAGCCCCATGCAGTCAGCAGCAGCCACAGCACCGCTGGGGCACCGGGCAAAATCCTTCAACCAGGCACCCTCCACCAAGCAGCCACTCTCCAAAAAAGAAGGGTCAA TCTGCAATGTGAATTCAGTGATGCACTTTCCCAATTCTTCCACTGAGAACTATGCAACCTTCGGCAAAGGCTTTTCAACCGGGCTATTTGAAATGACCATCTGCTCCTGGCTCAGAACCAAATCAAACTATTTGGGAACTATGCTGTCATATGCAACAGAGGATAATGACAACAAATTGGTACTGCACGGCCGAAATACAAGCAAACAAACCACCATCCATTTTGTAATTGGAGATCCGGCATTCAGGGAACTTCCTGTGATACCACTCTTAGATGGCCGGTGGCACCATATTTGCATAATTTGGTCTTCCTTCGAGGGTAAGTACTGGTACTATATAGACAGGCGTCTGGCAGCAGCTGGTTCCAAATTCCAAAAAGGCTATGAGATTCCAGCTGGTGGAACACTTATAGTAGGCCAGGAACAGGATAATGTGGGAGGAGGCTTTGACTATACTGAATCCTTTGTAGGGAGTTTGGCTGGATTCACAATTTGGAACCGGGCTTTGGTTCCTGGGGAAATCTCGAGCATCACTACAGGAAAGTCATTACCTGGAGGCAGAGTTTTAACTTTCAATGATGTTTCCACACTTAATGGTGCAGTTCGACATCAGAATTGTACATGCCTAGAGCATTGTtag